In Narcine bancroftii isolate sNarBan1 chromosome 7, sNarBan1.hap1, whole genome shotgun sequence, the sequence gttatcccccatcctccttcctttgtttgtaagttcatgtccaaaattttccgtggcttccgttgccttctggacctccttggtagtggtataggggtggggagtgtggtctgcctttcggcctttcttggtggaggtgtgggagtgagaagtactagatggccatgtggccgtatgggctggggatcctcttgtatgggattaggtcctgccttCAGgactagggtggtgatattttgtggggtgggcgtacccagggtcctgatttctggggtgactcgatggacgacttctagtgactgctgctgtgctcGTTGTTGATCCGTAGATATCTGTGCTTCCTCCACGTTgcacgttgttcacacatccggccggcgcgagatccctggtggccatcaagtcttctcttccatctaggaatgtgacgaaggcgtactgagggttcgcgtgcatcaactccacttgatccaccagcgggtccactttgtggggtctgcagtgctaacagaggagaacaggtcccggtgtcatcatccatttaggcagcactgtgcccgtcgtggctttccttgtgaaagaaaagatagggTCATGTGGAGTcatatttgtcagaaataaaacttctcacacatgagtctctttaaaactgatgacacgacaagctttatttacaagtctgcagagttggactcaactggtttctcaccagttaagccccgatacatacagtgcattgatttttatacctttattatttgcccttccccttcttattaatactgttttaattggttagtattacaaaaacattctaagtataactgcattattaattatcacgttcgttacgtacgctgtgaactctacattcactaaattctgtttctcacacttcttatcaatcctttgtctcctgcatgtctctcactatgaccatgaaaagataggtttaaaaaaaaacatattcagcagctccttctgtccttgactgctagtaaactctctgtccgttctggcttccctgtttatgattaatcatcacattttaacttaagtctttttaacctaaattctctatatcacaatccacccctttctctctttaaaatgtgttgaatatatgtatagatatgaatagggattctaagctagggaagagaaatgttttatgatacattaatctcacgctgaaataaaagtcttacagggtctcccatcccccctggttgcatagcttgttcgaccatggaaatcaccaggctgcgtagacagggaataatacagggcaaaataagtaggaggaataaaatacctccgatgacccacaagaaggtacgccaccaggttcctccaaaccatttgtccatccaattaaattgtgggaaaggatgccaggtttgaaccggtacatgggacaatgtacgaatattatcagcgattttacgaatggcttttccattatcatcaatctgtaagcagcagttagtcaaattaaggttgccacatacacctccttccgtggctaggagatagtctagggctagacggttctgatatatagcagagcgcatttgaccttgctgggatgcaagtaattgcagggctatagctgtttgatttgtaacaatttcaagcactgcttgtaagcgaattatgcgatttaacatatatataggagtacgataaccccaagatccatcttgagcccatgtagcgggaccataatattgaattatgcgctctggaggccaatcatctctccattctcccaaatgtaccgtggtagagcggggttcacgatgtaatgtatcaaagaccttcacgcctaatttatgaccgtgatcgtggggtagaaggaaaaattctgggcggattattcctaggaaacaagttccactccactgtgagggaagacgagtataagctttattaccacatacccagaataatccatttggggatactccataccccctttcccaaactcttttaaggacaggatttgattggtatggtcctgtgatggtggaagtggtacaattccaaaactgaatactgctattagacaggggtaggcaattagttttaaaaacagtggataagaaccaagtctgaggtttaggaaaccaagtgaaaacaccaggcgaaatgcgaatccatacagccttgcagggactttctcctactgggtatttgccagctcgtgagagacaataaaaaccagaggggacgttagagagagaccaggtttctcttgatctcgttcggttagttgtccaaatgcgggaaatcatggtcaatgaattgagaggttctccccaccaaggccattgttctgacatccgtggacccccgcagacccaacaattagttacattaaaagttcctgcaattttagttgccagatctacaaaaaggttatctcccccaattacaTTACCGAaatttacatggttatttggatggactcgaactaagtccggctgtcttaaagggacaggcaatctcgagtgtggagtgtaacttctcattggaacagtacgttggtgtatgcaaaaccagagtccatcagggcatggtgggcttgagtcacctttccaaccgttaagagggaaaggagtggtattaggaatctgtatataatgacccatattatttccttctttttccacacaaggggtatatggatgttgggtggtattttctgcccagcatttctcaggaactgaggtatgggaaatgaaattaccttcctttcttccccaaatgtggtcctgaaacaggaccactgtatctctgcatttcttacatttcacacctgataaagacataggcaaactaagaaaaatcaaagaacataacaataacattgtgaattaagtctttttgcgaaatcgtaaggtaagaggtttttctccaggaatacaagtccaatctgagttcgtatcagggtcctgtggcgcctctacaggtcccttaaatctgcatgcgtgtgtccaccccttctctcttgttcgtgctgcagcttctgtagttaagagaacttggtatggaccttcccactggggctggagtttttcagtcttccaggtcttgataagaatccagtctcctggttccactttgtgtaaagaaaagtctagaggcggtgtttgtgccaatagtcctctctttcgtaaatctgtaagagagcgtgacagtgcctgtaaatagttcctaacaaatatatccccttcccccaaggtgggacacccctcaactgtactccagaagggaagcccaaacatcatttcataaggggacagccctacatcttttcgtggggcagtacgaattctcaataaggctaggggcagacactttatccaaggcattttagttttcaccattaactttgtcaattggatttttagtgttccattcatacgttcgaccttccctgagctttgtggatgccaaggggtatgtaatttccaagagacctgtaatgcatcacaaatcaattgctggatttttgaagaaaaatgtggacccctgtctgagtctatagaatccattataccatatctggggattatctgctctaggaggaggcgagctactgtagaggctgtagtatttattgttgggaaggcttctacccatcgggtaaagtgatctattatcaccaacagatatttccatctttgaacttgaggtaactctgtgaagtcgatctggatacgttgaaaagggcgtatggctaatggttgacctcccatggtccctgtcctcattatcttcttattaatttttgtgcataggtaacacctcttgttgggccaaggtgtagattcccttacacacatattctcgaagcactgtgtcacataaggcttgggtgccccagtggctctgttgatgcaggtgttttaaaatattgcgagttatttctttatttagaacaattcttccatctggtgttttccatgttccatcaggtaactggcttgcgcccagctgatccatgttcttttcttccttagcagtgaaaatgggagctgtctttatgccttgccttattgggattaaagtcagcaaacggacttcttgttgcatggctgctcttttggcttcttcatcagccagtctgtttccaattgctgtcgggttatctcccctttgatggcttggtatgtagaccactgctatttcttggggtaatgtcaaggcttctaaagtcagagtaatcatctgttcgtgtgccaattcctttcctcttgatgtaattagaccacgctccttccagatcttaccaaaggtatgcactaccccgtatgcgtatttggaatctgtgtaaattgttccaattttctttgccagtattctgagggctctctgcaaggcatatagttcacaggattgtgctgaccagcttccgggtagtctcgtggattctactactttccaagtatttccttctattatagcatacccatttcttctcattccgtcaacacatctggcggagccatcaatgtagaatttatatccttctcccagcggagtatcgcaaaggtcttctcgggtcttggtctgaagatctgtcaacttgacacagtcatgctccacctctttctctgtttcactgccgtataaaaattgagctgggttgcagctattaatttttgcaaactgtaaatcttctccaaccattaaaatggtttcatactttaatatgcgagaatcagtcagccatcgatgggtagtttgtgttaataaaacactcacagaatgggaggtgtacacagtcatctttcctccaaaagtaagtttacgtgcttcctctaccaacagagcagcagctgctactccctggatacacgtcggccatccgcgagacactgggtccatcattttggaaaggaaagctactgggtgtcgctgaccgcctttttcttgtgttaaaactcccacagctgttccttggttatgagtgacaaatagctggaagggctgttttaaagagggcagagtgagcactggggctcgtgttagatgatgtttcaagtcctcgaaccatccctcctcctcctgggtccatttcaatggatagtcattttcatttgtcagtttatcatacataaacttcaccaaaactgagtagtcctctatccataacctacagtatcctaagagtcccaggaattgtcttatttccttcttattacggggtaaaggcattctagtgattcccgcaattcgttcaggggtaatccgtttctgtcctttacttatctggtgtcccagatatatcacagttttctcaacaaactgtaacttgtttctggacactcgtagaccctttttccccagataattcaagagtctaatggtctctctcctcatttcttgttccttgggtcctgataatagtaaatcatccacatactgcattagttgggaatcatcagattgtggatagtccatcaggatttgttctagcatttgtccaaacaggtttggagattcagtgaacccttggggcaatacagtccaccgaaactgtctccgtctacctgtccatggattttcccattcaaacgcaaacatatctctactttcctcttctaacggacaagtccagaaggcatccttcaagtcgataacactaaaccactcatggtctgggggaatccgactcataatagtatagggattaggtaccactgggtggcgggtctgaacaatagcattcaaacttcttagatcctgaactaggcgataggatccatctgacttttttactgggagtataggggtgttataaggtgacatgcattcttctaatagtccgtctcgtattaaagtctcaattaccggttgtagcccttttctcccttccaaagaaataggatactgacgtttccttaccggctgatgacctggtattaatgtgacatgtaaaggtgggatgtccagacctcctcgatttccctccttataccagactctctcgtcaatctgccgttcatcctcttcctttaaagcgcagaggtggactcgcacttctccgtccacagggagagcacccaaacctaggagagcctgtaagtcccttcctaggaggttaaatccagccgaaggtaataacaagaggtcttgtaccccttctctttcttccagtttcactgttacttggggaattattgataccattctgggagccccttctatcccagaaattgtcaaattactttttataggctcagttccgattggcacagttattacactacttcgttccgctcctgtgtccaccataaacaccacctcttctcccttgggaccaatttttagttttactaggggttccctcttatatttggtccctaacatttggaacccctgacacccctaatcttcttccataagttcgagggcacgcaattccctcttgtatcgggggcattccctcttaaagtgtccttcctcattgcagtaatagcacttaacgaatctccggggtcttccctctcttggatattttggattgtttagaggaaggttttgttttctttcccctctggattcagcattcatctgtcggatagtctgtaccataacctttgtcgccttcttttgatcttcttcttctctctgcacatatactttttgtgccttttttaacagttcacttaggggtttttcactccagtcctcctccttttctagtttctttctaatgtcttgccatgatttggaaacaaattcaattcgaataagctgttcacccattggtgtactagggtccacaccagcatactgttggacattctttctcaccctctccaaaaaatcagtaggggactcgtctttcccctggtggttcccaaatgccttggtaaaattgtgaccctttggcacagcctcccgtatccctttaattgtccattctctatattgtctcatacttgccaatccctcgggtgttcgtttgtcccacctgggttcatttaggggatatttttgttcatggggtctagggtccccaggttgttcatattcccacatgaggagggcagcccgtcgaatcatctgcctctcctggggtgaaaataatgttcccattattgcctgcatctcttcccacgtatatgtgtttggtcccaagaattggtcaagctgttcagccagtcctataggatcttccaataactttttcatttctttcttaaatccccgcacctctgtactagttaggggaacattcacatatcccgttccccctcccggtcctcccataggaacttctctcaggggatttaggtttattgaaaactttgatggtcctggaccagtctgggatcttgtccagggtcggtttaccggtggaagtttagggtccgactcccttaattcatcctttttatcccggcccccttcggggcaatcagattcatcacctttcccctccggtaataagctttcctcgggcgcagtaggcaccgggggaatataaggagggggaaggttgtccagaggttcccatttcttttctcctgccactctcaatttaaaacattctgttaaggatcctggccagggaacccaacaaaatgcatatgctgactcttcttgattcacctttggtctcgaatttacatatatatttaatgcttgtctaacccaatcctcatcagatccaaatttcggccaccagaccgaggaacctttaataggttgttttgaccaaaggagacaatattggaccatctttttcttgtttttgtcccgatatcttttactatcccaattttcaaacattctccccaaagggctgtcaaggggtactcccaggaattgtcctgaattttcagacgagcccttagattttgatcctcccattttcccacctagatctgtttatcgttgctgaggaccctctcgctctggaccctactcccttcctctcagacgcctcgtcggaggtgctgtccctccttcggttaccgctgaggttttcctggggttgacccctctcttctcggcacttcgtcggaggtgctgtccctccttcggttaccgccgaggtttccctggggtctatcctagagtcccgcgacagggtcctcacacaacgacaaaagatctatacttaatctattccgttaggtttttatccaaacaggtgtatcccgttacacctgttacccaatccccacaccacaatcgtaagtcgtcacttaccggtgtcttcccggggattgaaccgtcacccttctcctctccgtcttgtcgtgtcaccctgtccggataccactcgctcaagccgcccgaagcgacgagcaagggactaggagccgctgaactcagcggggtgcaccgcctccgatgtccctcttctcgcctcccctcacggccggagtgtagatcccggacgagcccccatttgtcagaaataaaacttctcacacatgagtctctttaaaactgatgacacgacaagctttatttacaagtctgcagagttggactcaactggtttctcaccagttaagccccgatacatacagtgcattgatttttatacctttattatttgcccttccccttcttattaatactgttttaattggttagtattacaaaaacattctaagtataactgcattattaattatcacgttcgttacgtacgctgtgaactctacattcactaaattctgtttctcacacttcttatcaatcctttgtctcctgcatgtctctcactatgaccatgaaaagataggtttaaaaaaaaacatattcagcagctccttctgtccttgactgctagtaaactctctgtccgttctggcttccctgtttatgattaatcatcacattttaacttaagtctttttaacctaaattctctatatcacaatatTAGTGGCAGTGcacaacaaagaacatatagagtgtagggcttctggcaacacttcttgccatctagtaacaggcaggtcttttgcttttaaaatcaAGAGGACCATTTTTCAGCTAGTGGCattgggattgtaacttgtagtgtggctggtagcaatccctctaccgtgcgcagtttttctcctgactttattacaaccacctgggctctccaggggctggtgctctgctctatgatgccctcctgtagtaggctgtggacctctgtcctaatgaaggctctgtccctcggcctgtacctcctgctctttgtggctattggtgtgcattctagGATCAGGTGTATGAACAGCGGAGGGTGTTATATGTTCAGgtcagacaggctgcagtgttgtttgtttgtaaggcgtagtgggggcggggggtgtgggtgaggcccgttgtgcactactgtaatgctttctaactggcactgaaaatctaaccccaagaGTACCGGGGCACAAAgttgagggagtactagtaatttgaacccttcgtattttgtacCCTGGATTTCtaaagtaaccctgcaaaactgttttacctcagctgcaaggctgctggctgctaacaggatctggtgctcactcgggtgtgtggggagggcaaggtggttgactaatcactggtcaataaaactttcagtgcttccactatctattaaccaatttaccctcacatcattaattttgatgcacacagtggcatcatttaaattgtgtggactcgcctgattcatgcataGGGAAGCAAATCTGGcatgtccttcgtgtccttccatccaatagtACTCAGtttcatattcatctcctgaagactgtgtcctctgctttgtagcatttgtccaagatggctggctgcacatagcattcttcttctgtttgtctatggagaaagaagagcttcccacttctcattagcatgagaagccttggggcttctgcagacttttttccATAGTTGGAACAGTTATTTTCCATAGTTGGAACAgttattttctctggcagggcagaggactCTGGGgtactttctttgtccacagaaaaagcactttggatcctcaaggtgtgctgctgctgtgaattcctgtgaggcagcatctttttcttttcgtggggctagagaatccagcagtgtgacgtttgtcccagccccagggtcctgtgagtactcctccaattctttcctgatgctttctaaagcttctgcaaaagtctctgcctcatctagccccaccattcctttctccagcaatcaatgtctcatctcagtggaccgtatgcccgcaacaattctgtccctcataaggtcctccacatactcctgagctgatactgctttaaagttgcagcctctcgccaggtctttcagagagagtataaagtctctggcagactcccctacttgttgtgacctggtcatgagcctgtaccgggagtggagttcactatgccccttactgtaatgcctctgtaaaatgctcattgcctcttggtaggacctggcattctgtataagggagtaagggtggtctctcagctgtgctaacagcagcattaatagctctttatccaatgcctcagcaccctccatgtaattcagaaagcacctctgccagcggccgaagtgcgtgctggctccgggatttctggggtcgagctccagcctgtctggtcgcagcacatggctaagctgcagtctctggtcccttaggtgtagcaagggcagaccctggggtactgggagctgctggtagagcctctgtggggcttgtgtctgctggaggagtaacctgggtgcttggggctgttggctgagtctctggctttggggcatttgcagtgggcttaggggggaatcccagcggtagcgtcaggtctccgtggtactggggaaactgctgctgggggagtgacagtAGCAGTGTCTGCTTTCCTTGGCTCTGGAGAGGTCGGGAATTCTGCAAATATGTTCcgatcgggagcacgacttgtggagatccttccacccgcgcttgtcgtggcccctttctgatcggaccggggtttagggttGGCAGCGCCTGACCGGCAAACCCTCGGGCAGGCAGGACTCTTggctgtttcttacctgccctatcgtacttctgtggtcttccccgcattccaccacaATTCCAGTACTGCGGTCCCTCACCGTCTCTGTCCTCAGAGGCACATGCATGCTAGTCgtccccagattccattcctcaggaagagtctccaggtggtcaggaatgcgcattggagcagaagcagcttccatcctagtagctatcatattagtttattaaattgtactgacaataaccacaacagcagtgcgagtataagacagctttaataaactaatatgtatactaagaggtcttgtctctctgcaaggcgAACCTAGagggctagactgtagctctggactactttatatacaaggtcaccaggatgacccctggtgacctagtggtgtaattacatattacCACATGTGCGTGGGTGTGTATATTATTGTGTGTGCGTGTTCGCCTGCAACTTCTGGCATAACTGACCACCTCCTTGCTGATGGGTCGAGGTTCAAGGATTTCAGTGGTGGGCTGGGTCTTGAAGATCCTCACTCAGCTCTGATCTCCTGTAGAAGTTCATGgacatagaatattacaacacagtacaggcccttcagccctcgatgttgttactgacccatatattccataTATAAAAAGtattaaactctccctaccccataaaccctctatttttctttcatccatgtgcttaatagtcttttaaatgcccttaatgtttcagcctctactcCAGCTCCAGACATCCCCTgattgtctcccctaaacattcttcccttcactttgtattgatgtcctctggtgtttgctactcctgcaaTGGgaaaaagccactggttgtcctatttatctatgcctctcagaatcttgcagacctctatcaagtctcctctcatccttctacactccaaagagcaaAGTCCTAACATCCTaaaaacatcttggtaaatctcctctccagtgcttccatatcctttctgtaatgaggtgttgagaactgaaaacaatactccaagtgtggtctcaccagagatttgtaaagtcaCAACAGGACCTCTCCTAAACTCAGTCCCCCTtcagctttcttaactatcctatcaatctatgCGGGAACCTTGAGCAATTTATGGATTTGgaatccaagatccctctgttcctcatcaCTGTTAAGATTCCAACCattaccattaaccctgtactcagccttcagggttgaccttccaaaatgcatcacctcacacttagttGGTtggaactccatttgccacttctccatTCAACTCAAtatcctgcctatatccttttgtaacccactaccttcatatcatctgcaaacttactgacccattcttcctcttcatccagttcatttatataaaaaa encodes:
- the LOC138739047 gene encoding endogenous retrovirus group 3 member 1 Env polyprotein-like, producing the protein MLLLCSLIFLSLPMSLSGVKCKKCRDTVVLFQDHIWGRKEGNFISHTSVPEKCWAENTTQHPYTPCVEKEGNNMGHYIQIPNTTPFPLNGWKGDSSPPCPDGLWFCIHQRTVPMRSYTPHSRLPVPLRQPDLVRVHPNNHVNFGNVIGGDNLFVDLATKIAGTFNVTNCWVCGGPRMSEQWPWWGEPLNSLTMISRIWTTNRTRSRETWSLSNVPSGFYCLSRAGKYPVGESPCKAVWIRISPGVFTWFPKPQTWFLSTVFKTNCLPLSNSSIQFWNCTTSTITGPYQSNPVLKRVWERGYGVSPNGLFWVCGNKAYTRLPSQWSGTCFLGIIRPEFFLLPHDHGHKLGVKVFDTLHREPRSTTVHLGEWRDDWPPERIIQYYGPATWAQDGSWGYRTPIYMLNRIIRLQAVLEIVTNQTAIALQLLASQQGQMRSAIYQNRLALDYLLATEGGVCGNLNLTNCCLQIDDNGKAIRKIADNIRTLSHVPVQTWHPFPQFNWMDKWFGGTWWRTFLWVIGGILFLLLILPCIIPCLRSLVISMVEQAMQPGGMGDPVRLLFQREINVS